One Micromonospora sp. WMMD1120 genomic region harbors:
- a CDS encoding RICIN domain-containing protein has protein sequence MKAIGEARPASRERRRWRTGLAAAAAAIMAAGTLVSVSAAPAAAATVDTNAWYVLVNRNSGKALDLYASATNDGARISQWTRNNGTNQQWQFVDSGGGFYRLKSRHSGKVLDVSNFSTADGGAIVQWSDLNGTNQQFRLADSDGGYVRLINRNSSKAVEVQGASTADGGNIVQYSDWNGANQQWQLVPTDGGTTPPPTGGSGCGKAPTLASGTHTIQSNGKSRTFTLRVPANYNNSNPYRLIFAFHWRGGTMQDVSSGGTSGTPWSYYGQQEQSNNSAILVAPQGLGNGWGNSGGEDIVFVDNMISRIESSLCVNPRQRFALGFSWGGGMSYAIACARATVFRAVAVISGGQISGCSGGTQPIAYFGLHGISDNVLSISQGRALRDTFVRNNGCAAQNPPEPAGGSRTHITTTYSGCRSGYPVQWAAYDNGHMPGPVDGTYAESGITTWTKGEIWRFFAQFS, from the coding sequence ATGAAGGCCATCGGTGAGGCCCGTCCCGCCTCGCGAGAGAGACGTCGCTGGCGGACAGGGTTGGCCGCGGCGGCGGCAGCGATCATGGCGGCCGGCACGCTCGTCTCCGTCAGCGCGGCGCCCGCGGCGGCGGCGACGGTCGACACCAACGCCTGGTACGTCCTGGTGAACCGCAACAGCGGCAAGGCGTTGGACCTGTACGCCTCGGCCACCAACGACGGCGCGCGGATCAGCCAGTGGACGCGCAACAACGGCACCAACCAGCAGTGGCAGTTCGTCGACTCCGGGGGCGGCTTCTACCGGCTGAAGTCCCGGCACTCGGGCAAGGTGCTCGACGTCAGCAACTTCTCCACCGCCGACGGTGGCGCCATCGTCCAGTGGTCCGACCTCAACGGGACGAACCAGCAGTTCCGGCTGGCCGACTCGGACGGCGGCTACGTGCGGCTGATCAACCGCAACAGCTCCAAGGCCGTCGAGGTGCAGGGCGCCTCCACCGCCGACGGCGGCAACATCGTCCAGTACTCCGACTGGAACGGCGCCAACCAGCAGTGGCAGCTCGTCCCCACCGACGGCGGCACGACCCCGCCGCCGACCGGCGGCAGCGGGTGCGGCAAGGCGCCGACGCTGGCCAGCGGCACGCACACGATCCAGAGCAACGGCAAGAGCCGGACGTTCACACTGCGGGTGCCCGCCAACTACAACAACAGCAACCCCTACCGGTTGATCTTCGCGTTCCACTGGCGGGGCGGCACCATGCAGGACGTCTCCTCCGGCGGCACCAGCGGGACCCCGTGGTCCTACTACGGGCAGCAGGAGCAGTCGAACAACAGCGCGATCCTGGTCGCGCCGCAGGGCCTCGGCAACGGCTGGGGCAACTCCGGCGGTGAGGACATCGTCTTCGTCGACAACATGATCAGCCGGATCGAGAGCAGCCTCTGCGTCAATCCGCGGCAGCGGTTCGCCCTCGGCTTCAGCTGGGGCGGTGGCATGAGCTACGCCATCGCCTGCGCGCGCGCCACTGTCTTCCGGGCCGTCGCGGTCATCTCCGGCGGGCAGATCAGCGGGTGCAGCGGTGGCACGCAGCCGATCGCGTACTTCGGACTGCACGGCATCTCGGACAACGTCCTGAGCATCTCCCAGGGACGCGCGCTGCGCGACACGTTCGTCCGTAACAACGGGTGCGCCGCCCAGAACCCGCCCGAGCCGGCCGGCGGCAGCCGTACGCACATCACCACCACCTACTCGGGCTGCCGCTCCGGCTACCCGGTGCAGTGGGCCGCGTACGACAACGGGCACATGCCCGGCCCGGTGGACGGCACGTACGCCGAGAGTGGCATCACGACCTGGACCAAGGGTGAGATCTGGCGGTTCTTCGCCCAGTTCTCCTGA
- a CDS encoding PHB depolymerase family esterase: MRIRRKLLLAMAVSLVTAGLVVPAFRPAYAASLAEVTSFGDNPGRMRMHVYVPDNRPARPATVVAMHGCGGSGPGFYSGSEFASQADRYGFIVIYPSATQQAGFGNCFDTWSDAAKRRGGGSDPVSIISMIRYVQQQYSADPDRVYATGSSSGGMMTNHMLALYPDVFKAGAAFMGVPFNCFANAADYPPGSSQCTGGNMNRTPQQWGDAVRQAYPGYSGPRPRVQLWHGTNDTLVPYSLLQETIEQWTNVFGLSQTPTSTDTPQTNWNRRRYADSNGTVQVEAYSIQGAGHSLPSGGMAAAAVQFFGLTGPTTPPTDPTTPPPTTPPPPTTGACRVTVAINAWNNGLTENITITNTGASAVNGWSLVFTLPSGQTITSGWNATYSPNSGQVTARNVAYNGGIPVNGSVTIGFQATHSGNNTRPSAFTLNGASCALA; encoded by the coding sequence TTGAGAATCAGAAGGAAACTGCTGCTCGCCATGGCCGTGTCACTCGTGACGGCCGGCCTCGTGGTCCCGGCGTTCCGGCCCGCGTACGCGGCGTCGCTGGCCGAGGTGACCAGCTTCGGCGACAACCCGGGGCGGATGCGCATGCACGTCTACGTGCCGGACAACCGACCGGCGCGGCCGGCGACAGTGGTGGCGATGCACGGCTGCGGCGGCTCCGGCCCCGGCTTCTACTCCGGCAGCGAGTTCGCCAGCCAGGCCGACCGCTACGGGTTCATCGTCATCTACCCGTCCGCGACCCAGCAGGCCGGCTTCGGCAACTGCTTCGACACGTGGTCGGACGCGGCCAAGCGACGCGGAGGCGGCAGCGACCCGGTGTCGATCATCTCGATGATCCGGTACGTGCAGCAGCAGTACTCGGCCGACCCGGACCGGGTCTACGCCACCGGCAGCTCGTCCGGCGGCATGATGACCAACCACATGCTGGCGCTCTACCCCGACGTGTTCAAGGCCGGCGCGGCGTTCATGGGGGTGCCGTTCAACTGCTTCGCCAACGCGGCGGACTACCCGCCCGGCAGCAGCCAGTGCACCGGCGGGAACATGAACCGGACGCCGCAGCAGTGGGGTGACGCGGTGCGTCAGGCGTACCCCGGCTACTCCGGACCACGGCCGCGGGTGCAGTTGTGGCACGGGACCAACGACACGCTCGTGCCGTACTCGCTGTTGCAGGAGACGATCGAGCAGTGGACGAACGTGTTCGGGCTGAGCCAGACACCCACCTCCACCGACACGCCCCAGACGAACTGGAACCGGCGCAGGTACGCGGACAGCAACGGCACCGTCCAGGTCGAGGCGTACAGCATCCAGGGCGCCGGTCACAGCCTGCCCTCCGGCGGTATGGCCGCCGCCGCCGTGCAGTTCTTCGGGCTGACCGGCCCGACGACGCCGCCCACGGACCCGACCACCCCGCCACCGACCACCCCGCCACCGCCGACCACCGGCGCCTGCCGGGTGACCGTCGCGATCAACGCCTGGAACAACGGCCTGACCGAGAACATCACCATCACCAACACCGGCGCCAGCGCCGTCAACGGCTGGTCGCTGGTCTTCACCCTGCCCAGCGGGCAGACCATCACCTCGGGCTGGAACGCCACCTACTCGCCCAACTCCGGGCAGGTGACGGCCCGCAACGTCGCCTACAACGGCGGCATCCCCGTCAACGGCTCGGTGACCATCGGCTTCCAGGCCACCCACAGCGGCAACAACACCCGACCGTCCGCGTTCACCCTCAACGGCGCGTCCTGCGCCCTCGCCTGA
- a CDS encoding FadR/GntR family transcriptional regulator, which translates to MTPSQETALNSPVTPAWVRRPTNLASAVTAELVERIVRGVHPSGTPLPPEPVLCETFSVSRTVVREAVKILQEKGLVQVRQGAGTMVTPPANWDMLDELVLAATIAMDDSLAILDDLVVTRRVLESDMANVAARQADAETIERLAAMVDRMDELVDDHVTYHDHDRAFHDAIMQASGNRIARGVVRALESQVINTARYMGRTERALCVASNQGHRRIYERIAAHDPDGAAQAMFTHITEAWLVRRSGSNDPVRLRR; encoded by the coding sequence ATGACGCCATCCCAGGAGACGGCCCTCAACAGCCCGGTGACCCCGGCATGGGTACGTCGGCCGACCAACCTCGCCAGCGCGGTCACCGCGGAACTGGTGGAACGCATCGTCCGCGGCGTCCACCCGTCCGGCACGCCCCTCCCGCCCGAGCCGGTCCTCTGCGAGACCTTCTCGGTGAGCCGGACCGTCGTCCGGGAAGCGGTCAAGATCCTTCAGGAGAAGGGGCTGGTCCAGGTCCGCCAGGGCGCCGGCACCATGGTCACCCCGCCCGCCAACTGGGACATGCTCGACGAACTCGTCCTCGCCGCCACCATCGCCATGGACGACAGCCTCGCCATCCTCGACGATCTGGTCGTCACCCGACGGGTGCTGGAGTCCGACATGGCGAACGTCGCCGCCCGCCAGGCCGACGCGGAGACCATCGAGCGACTGGCCGCCATGGTCGACCGGATGGACGAGCTGGTCGACGACCACGTCACCTACCACGATCACGACCGGGCCTTCCACGACGCGATCATGCAGGCGTCCGGGAACCGGATCGCCCGCGGTGTGGTGCGGGCACTGGAGAGCCAGGTGATCAACACCGCCCGCTACATGGGCCGCACCGAGCGCGCCCTGTGCGTGGCGTCGAACCAGGGCCACCGGCGCATCTACGAGCGCATCGCCGCGCACGACCCGGACGGCGCCGCCCAGGCGATGTTCACCCACATCACCGAGGCCTGGCTGGTCCGCCGCAGCGGCTCGAACGACCCGGTACGCCTGCGGCGCTGA
- a CDS encoding sugar ABC transporter permease yields MPIGDTQSSVRPASAGRTGGAVVPAAQRGGVRPRRAGSSRGAERFAPYILVAPAVLIIVLLRLYPLILGVNFSFTGDGEQNGTAVGFGNYRELFHDPLFRTALSNVGLLVLLLPVAVAIPGLLATFIYLKVPGHRFYRSVYFFPAVLSPVIVGAIFNLLLAFDGPLNAIFGSFGLGPVDWLGDPDIAMVVVVGVHIWATFGMSLVVFLAGFATLDAALLDAARMDGASLSQVIRHVIIPSLSRTIQFVFVTTMIGMLTSMFGLLFVMTSGGPEGSTYLPEYYIWIQQGQMNRPALASAASTILFVIMLVVGLLQVKLLERAGKED; encoded by the coding sequence GTGCCGATCGGAGACACGCAGTCGTCGGTCCGTCCGGCTTCGGCCGGACGGACCGGCGGGGCGGTCGTTCCCGCCGCCCAGCGCGGGGGCGTACGTCCCCGACGTGCCGGCAGCAGCCGGGGAGCCGAACGCTTCGCCCCGTACATCCTGGTCGCCCCGGCCGTTCTGATCATCGTGCTGCTGCGCCTGTACCCGCTGATCCTCGGTGTCAACTTCTCCTTCACCGGCGACGGTGAGCAGAACGGAACAGCGGTCGGGTTCGGCAACTACCGCGAGCTGTTCCACGATCCGCTGTTCCGGACCGCGCTGAGCAACGTCGGGCTGCTGGTCCTGCTGCTCCCGGTGGCGGTGGCGATCCCCGGCCTGCTCGCGACCTTCATCTACCTGAAGGTGCCGGGCCACCGCTTCTACCGCAGCGTCTACTTCTTCCCGGCGGTGCTCTCGCCGGTCATCGTCGGCGCGATCTTCAACCTGTTGCTCGCCTTCGACGGTCCGCTCAACGCCATCTTCGGGTCCTTCGGTCTCGGCCCGGTGGACTGGCTCGGCGACCCGGACATCGCGATGGTCGTCGTCGTGGGCGTGCACATCTGGGCCACCTTCGGAATGTCCCTGGTGGTCTTCCTCGCCGGCTTCGCCACGCTGGACGCCGCGCTGCTGGACGCCGCCCGGATGGATGGCGCCTCACTCAGCCAGGTCATCCGGCACGTGATCATCCCGAGCCTCTCACGCACCATCCAGTTCGTCTTCGTGACCACGATGATCGGCATGTTGACCTCGATGTTCGGCCTGCTCTTCGTCATGACCAGCGGAGGACCGGAGGGGTCGACGTACCTGCCGGAGTACTACATCTGGATTCAGCAGGGCCAGATGAACCGGCCGGCGCTGGCCTCGGCCGCGTCGACGATCCTCTTCGTCATCATGCTGGTGGTCGGGCTGTTGCAGGTCAAACTGCTGGAGCGCGCGGGGAAGGAGGACTGA
- a CDS encoding endo-1,4-beta-xylanase has product MKPMRTMLAAATLAVALTTGMTVALTPASGAGTTLKAAAAEKGRYFGAAVAVNKLSTSAYTTILNREFNSVVAENEMKWSSTEPQQNTFTFGSADRLVSHAQANGMKVRGHTLLWHAQQPGWAQGMSGSALRSAMINHVTRVASYYRGKIDSWDVVNEAFADGGSGGRRDSNLQRTGNDWIEAAFRAAKAADPGAKMCYNDYNTDGINAKSTGIYNMVRDFKSRGVPIDCVGFQSHLGTSLASDYQANLQRFADLGVDVQITELDVMTGGNQANIYAAVTRACLAVSRCNGITTWGVRDCDSWRGSDNALLFDCNGNKKAAYNAVLDALNGGSTPPTTPPPGSGVDTSAWYVLLNRNSGKALDVYANATNDGARISQWTRNNGTNQQWQFVDSGGGWYRLKARSSSKVLDVSNFSTADGGAIVQWSDLNGTNQQFRLADSDGGYVRLINRNSSKAVEVQGASTADGGNVVQYADWGGSNQQWQLVRIG; this is encoded by the coding sequence ATGAAACCGATGAGAACGATGCTGGCGGCGGCGACCCTCGCCGTCGCCCTCACCACCGGTATGACTGTCGCGCTGACTCCCGCGTCGGGCGCCGGCACGACCCTGAAGGCGGCGGCGGCGGAGAAGGGGCGCTACTTCGGCGCGGCTGTCGCCGTCAACAAGTTGTCGACGAGCGCGTACACGACGATCCTGAACCGCGAGTTCAACAGTGTCGTGGCCGAGAACGAGATGAAGTGGAGCTCCACCGAGCCGCAGCAGAACACCTTCACCTTCGGCAGTGCCGACCGCCTGGTCAGCCACGCGCAGGCCAACGGCATGAAGGTGCGCGGTCACACGTTGCTGTGGCACGCGCAGCAGCCGGGGTGGGCGCAGGGCATGTCGGGCAGCGCGCTGCGCAGCGCGATGATCAACCACGTCACCCGGGTGGCGTCGTACTACCGGGGGAAGATCGACTCCTGGGACGTGGTGAACGAGGCGTTCGCCGACGGTGGTTCCGGTGGCCGGCGCGACTCGAACCTGCAGCGGACCGGCAACGACTGGATCGAGGCGGCGTTCCGGGCGGCGAAGGCGGCCGACCCGGGCGCGAAGATGTGTTACAACGACTACAACACCGACGGCATCAACGCGAAGTCGACGGGGATCTACAACATGGTGCGGGACTTCAAGTCCCGTGGCGTGCCGATCGACTGCGTGGGTTTCCAGTCGCACCTGGGCACCTCGTTGGCCTCGGACTACCAGGCCAACCTCCAGCGGTTCGCCGACCTGGGCGTGGACGTCCAGATCACCGAGCTGGACGTGATGACCGGCGGCAACCAGGCCAACATCTACGCGGCGGTCACCCGCGCCTGCCTGGCCGTCTCGCGCTGCAACGGCATCACCACCTGGGGTGTTCGCGACTGCGACTCGTGGCGTGGGTCGGACAACGCGTTGCTGTTCGACTGCAACGGCAACAAGAAGGCCGCGTACAACGCCGTGCTGGACGCGCTCAACGGCGGCTCGACCCCGCCCACCACGCCTCCGCCGGGCTCCGGGGTGGACACCAGCGCCTGGTACGTGCTGTTGAACCGGAACAGCGGCAAGGCGCTCGACGTCTACGCCAACGCCACGAACGACGGGGCGCGGATCAGCCAGTGGACGCGCAACAACGGCACCAACCAGCAGTGGCAGTTCGTGGACTCGGGCGGTGGCTGGTACCGGCTGAAGGCCCGTAGCTCCAGCAAGGTGCTGGACGTCTCCAACTTCTCCACCGCCGACGGTGGCGCCATCGTCCAGTGGTCGGACCTCAACGGCACGAACCAGCAGTTCCGGCTGGCCGACTCGGACGGCGGCTACGTGCGGCTGATCAACCGCAACAGCTCCAAGGCCGTCGAGGTGCAGGGCGCCTCCACGGCGGACGGCGGCAACGTCGTCCAGTACGCCGACTGGGGTGGCAGCAACCAGCAGTGGCAGCTGGTCCGGATCGGCTGA
- a CDS encoding arabinofuranosidase catalytic domain-containing protein, with the protein MRTPSYRESETSYDLSPRRRRVRRLALLAGALATVLAGVGAASATLPPTAEAAVLAAIEPGQSTTIVGTQSGRCLEVPNSSTTNGTQTQLWDCNGAAGQTWTWTSSRQLTVYGNKCLDANGRGTTNGTSVIIWDCNGQNNQQWNVNSNGTITGVQSGLCLDANAAGTANGTRIILWACNGGANQQWTSPTTPPPPTTTPPPSGARPCDIYASGGTPCIAAHSTTRALYAAYAGNLYQVRRSSDNTTRNIPVSGAGGTAVAANQDSFCAGTTCVITVVYDQSGRGNDLWYQGSSVVPGSPQSRPAIATSESLTVGGAKAYSLYINPGNSYWRDGHLTGVPTGAAPEGMYMVTSGTHVNSGCCFDYGNSETTRKADAAGAMDAINFSKQCWFGGCSGTGPWVQADLEWGLFPGGSQTWNPNQRSFTSKFVTATLKNNGTTRFAIKGSDAQAGNLYTLYDGALPPGYSPMKKQGAIILGSGGDCCKPDGGANLSAGTFYEGAMVAGYPSDATENAVQANVVGAGYR; encoded by the coding sequence GTGCGAACCCCGTCCTACCGAGAATCAGAAACATCCTACGATCTCAGTCCGAGACGTCGCCGCGTCCGGCGTCTGGCCCTCCTGGCTGGCGCGCTGGCAACAGTCCTCGCCGGTGTCGGCGCCGCCTCCGCGACCCTGCCTCCCACCGCCGAGGCCGCCGTGCTGGCCGCGATCGAGCCGGGGCAGAGCACCACCATCGTCGGCACCCAGTCCGGCCGCTGCCTGGAGGTGCCCAACTCCAGCACCACGAACGGCACCCAGACCCAGCTCTGGGACTGCAACGGCGCCGCCGGCCAGACCTGGACCTGGACGTCGAGCAGACAACTCACCGTGTACGGCAACAAGTGCCTGGACGCCAACGGCCGGGGCACCACCAACGGCACGTCGGTGATCATCTGGGACTGTAACGGCCAGAACAACCAGCAGTGGAACGTCAACAGCAACGGCACCATCACCGGCGTGCAGTCCGGGCTCTGCCTGGACGCCAACGCCGCCGGGACCGCGAACGGCACCAGGATCATCCTCTGGGCCTGCAACGGCGGCGCCAACCAGCAGTGGACCTCGCCGACGACCCCGCCGCCCCCGACGACGACCCCGCCGCCGAGCGGCGCACGCCCGTGTGACATCTACGCCTCCGGCGGCACCCCGTGCATCGCGGCGCACAGCACGACGCGGGCGCTCTACGCGGCGTACGCCGGCAACCTCTACCAGGTACGCCGCTCGTCGGACAACACCACCCGGAACATCCCGGTGTCCGGCGCGGGCGGCACCGCCGTGGCGGCCAACCAGGATTCCTTCTGCGCCGGCACCACGTGCGTGATCACGGTCGTCTACGACCAGTCCGGGCGCGGCAACGACCTCTGGTACCAGGGCTCCAGCGTGGTCCCGGGCTCACCGCAGAGCAGGCCGGCGATCGCCACCTCGGAGTCGTTGACGGTGGGCGGCGCCAAGGCGTACTCGCTGTACATCAACCCGGGTAACAGCTACTGGCGCGACGGGCACCTCACCGGGGTGCCGACCGGCGCCGCTCCCGAGGGCATGTACATGGTCACCAGTGGCACCCACGTCAACAGCGGCTGCTGCTTCGACTACGGCAACAGCGAGACGACGCGCAAGGCCGACGCCGCCGGGGCGATGGACGCCATCAACTTCAGCAAGCAGTGCTGGTTCGGCGGCTGCTCCGGCACCGGCCCCTGGGTGCAGGCGGACCTGGAGTGGGGTCTCTTCCCGGGCGGCAGCCAGACCTGGAACCCGAACCAGCGTTCGTTCACCAGCAAGTTCGTCACCGCGACGCTGAAGAACAACGGCACGACGCGCTTCGCCATCAAGGGCAGCGACGCGCAGGCTGGCAACCTCTACACGCTGTACGACGGCGCGCTCCCGCCGGGCTACAGCCCGATGAAGAAGCAGGGCGCGATCATCCTGGGCAGTGGCGGAGACTGCTGCAAGCCCGACGGTGGCGCGAACCTGAGCGCCGGCACCTTCTACGAGGGCGCCATGGTCGCCGGCTATCCGTCCGACGCGACCGAGAACGCGGTGCAGGCCAACGTGGTGGGCGCTGGCTACCGCTGA
- a CDS encoding extracellular solute-binding protein, producing the protein MRQRAMWSAVLIVGLALTGCGSASDSGKATSSDGKLVVWDWKSGETFAKSYLDKAKADFKKKHPDVTVEFVAQPFDQYYTLLGAAIQAGKGPDVMLFNGGGQIRDRVDALVPITDHVAEDKQRLAGWEAFTKDDKVYASPVTLQGYPIYYNKNIYRKANLDPANPATTWDKFVADCDAVAKAGAKCFALGNKEGVGIQFWISSLGSTTLTPQEYDAWIAGKRDWNSANVKRLFQTWKEAGDRKMNSDGANSTAMFNDSFALFQSGKAAHVMGLMSDVGHWKDFNEFLTPEQLGVMKAPVVTAGTTPTLPYDGGIGYAVAKWTKDPKVAADLVRSLTSADALKAFYADAGAIASDTTIDVSQAGPAVSTLVSELKSGKPALHVALSSKTIDLMGRLSQQLLSGSITVDEVVKQLAASDQAG; encoded by the coding sequence ATGAGACAGCGCGCTATGTGGTCGGCCGTCCTCATTGTGGGCCTGGCGTTGACCGGTTGTGGAAGTGCCAGCGATTCGGGTAAGGCCACCAGCTCGGACGGCAAGCTGGTGGTGTGGGACTGGAAGTCCGGCGAGACGTTCGCCAAATCCTATCTGGACAAGGCCAAGGCCGACTTCAAGAAGAAGCACCCGGACGTCACCGTCGAGTTCGTCGCGCAACCCTTCGACCAGTACTACACGCTGCTCGGGGCGGCGATCCAGGCCGGCAAGGGTCCGGACGTCATGCTGTTCAACGGCGGTGGCCAGATCCGCGACCGGGTGGACGCGCTGGTGCCGATCACCGACCACGTGGCCGAGGACAAGCAGCGGCTGGCGGGCTGGGAGGCGTTCACCAAGGACGACAAGGTCTACGCCAGCCCGGTGACGCTGCAGGGCTACCCCATCTACTACAACAAGAACATCTACCGCAAGGCCAACCTCGACCCGGCAAACCCGGCCACCACCTGGGACAAGTTCGTCGCCGACTGCGACGCCGTCGCCAAGGCCGGCGCCAAGTGCTTCGCCCTCGGTAACAAGGAGGGCGTCGGCATCCAGTTCTGGATCTCCAGCCTCGGGTCGACCACGCTCACCCCGCAGGAGTACGACGCCTGGATCGCCGGCAAGCGCGACTGGAACTCGGCGAACGTCAAGCGGCTCTTCCAGACCTGGAAGGAGGCCGGCGACCGGAAGATGAACAGCGACGGGGCCAACTCGACGGCGATGTTCAACGACTCCTTCGCGCTCTTCCAGTCCGGCAAGGCCGCCCACGTCATGGGTCTGATGTCGGACGTCGGGCACTGGAAGGACTTCAACGAGTTCCTCACCCCGGAGCAGCTCGGCGTCATGAAGGCCCCGGTCGTCACCGCCGGCACCACGCCGACCCTCCCGTACGACGGTGGCATCGGCTACGCGGTCGCCAAGTGGACCAAGGACCCGAAGGTGGCCGCCGACCTGGTCCGTTCGCTGACCTCGGCCGACGCGCTGAAGGCCTTCTACGCCGACGCCGGCGCGATCGCCTCCGACACCACCATCGACGTGTCGCAGGCCGGCCCGGCCGTCTCCACGCTCGTCAGCGAGCTGAAGAGCGGCAAGCCCGCGCTGCACGTGGCGCTGTCGTCGAAGACGATCGACCTGATGGGCCGGCTGTCGCAGCAACTGCTCAGCGGTTCGATCACCGTCGACGAGGTGGTGAAGCAGTTGGCCGCTTCCGACCAGGCGGGCTGA
- a CDS encoding RICIN domain-containing protein, with protein MKTPSRGRSGRAGAFVARLLVGLLAATTAVTVAPGPAQAADESISVNFSSTSGAPTYRASGWIYGMTENASGPADRFYRDVRFQYMRAGGAQLPGSGWVGGTYDRRWNSTLAQARRTVALGGQFIILPHDLWGADGAGISRFPGDNGNWTDYDNFLTRLIGDVRASGLSVQWDIWNEPNITIFWNRPIAQYLELWRRTYQRIRAEFPNQLIVGPSCACVPSTNHAFWNQYLDFVRSTNTVPDIISWHSLPGDPVANVAAANATLDPRGIPHPRPYQINEYGAPDEQNPADGAWYVARLERARADGLRANWASGGSLHNDLGNLLIRNSAGQHQPKGEWWNYRFYASQTGENVGVTPSQSYDAYATKATGVAKVLVGAGRTTGNLTLNLQRLDTTSGIVQNNQVRVLTQRIPHNNGGAVQGPVTVSNSVVNVSNNNATVTLPYSNQTDTYALTLLPPSDGGFQSVAVAQHSQLCLNNPGQNAADGNVQQQNLCDGGDQQLWNFRPVAGVANTYTVVNQQSGKCLDVNGVSTADGAAVHQWTCSTGLNQQFTLRKVTYSGNDSHDYQLVARHSNKCVDVSTVSTAPGAVVHQWTCIPPSQGNPRNQTWRILGR; from the coding sequence GTGAAAACCCCGTCCCGCGGCAGGTCCGGACGAGCCGGCGCGTTCGTCGCCCGACTCCTGGTCGGTCTGCTCGCCGCCACCACCGCCGTGACCGTCGCCCCAGGCCCTGCCCAGGCCGCCGACGAGTCGATCAGTGTGAACTTCTCCAGCACCAGCGGCGCGCCGACCTATCGCGCGTCCGGCTGGATCTACGGCATGACCGAGAACGCCAGCGGCCCCGCCGACCGCTTCTACCGCGACGTCAGGTTCCAGTACATGCGCGCCGGCGGCGCGCAGCTCCCGGGCAGCGGATGGGTAGGCGGCACGTACGACCGGCGGTGGAACTCCACACTCGCCCAGGCGCGCCGGACCGTCGCACTCGGCGGCCAGTTCATCATCCTGCCGCACGACCTGTGGGGCGCCGACGGCGCCGGGATCTCCCGCTTCCCCGGCGACAACGGCAACTGGACCGACTACGACAACTTCCTGACCCGGCTGATCGGCGACGTCCGGGCGTCCGGGCTGTCCGTGCAGTGGGACATCTGGAACGAACCGAACATCACCATCTTCTGGAACCGGCCGATCGCGCAGTACCTGGAGCTGTGGCGCCGCACCTACCAGCGCATTCGCGCGGAGTTCCCGAACCAGCTCATCGTCGGTCCGAGCTGCGCCTGCGTGCCGTCGACGAACCACGCCTTCTGGAACCAGTACCTGGACTTCGTCCGCTCCACCAACACGGTGCCGGACATCATCAGTTGGCACTCGCTGCCGGGCGACCCGGTCGCCAACGTCGCCGCCGCCAACGCCACCCTCGACCCGCGTGGCATCCCCCACCCGCGTCCGTACCAGATCAACGAGTACGGCGCGCCGGACGAGCAGAACCCGGCCGACGGCGCCTGGTACGTCGCCCGGCTGGAGCGGGCCCGCGCGGACGGCCTGCGGGCGAACTGGGCCAGCGGTGGCAGCCTGCACAACGACCTCGGCAACCTGTTGATCCGCAACTCGGCCGGGCAGCACCAGCCGAAGGGCGAGTGGTGGAACTACCGCTTCTACGCGTCACAGACCGGCGAGAACGTCGGCGTGACCCCCAGCCAGTCGTACGACGCGTACGCCACCAAGGCGACGGGCGTGGCGAAGGTGCTCGTCGGTGCGGGCCGGACCACCGGGAACCTGACGCTCAACCTGCAGCGGCTGGACACGACCAGCGGCATCGTGCAGAACAACCAGGTCCGGGTGCTCACCCAGCGCATCCCGCACAACAACGGCGGCGCGGTGCAGGGGCCGGTCACGGTCTCCAACAGCGTGGTGAACGTGTCCAACAACAACGCCACAGTGACCCTGCCGTACTCCAACCAGACCGACACCTACGCGCTCACGCTGCTGCCCCCCTCGGACGGCGGCTTCCAGTCGGTGGCGGTGGCCCAGCACTCGCAGCTGTGCCTGAACAACCCCGGGCAGAACGCCGCCGACGGCAACGTCCAGCAGCAGAACCTCTGCGACGGTGGTGACCAGCAGCTCTGGAACTTCCGGCCGGTCGCCGGTGTGGCCAACACGTACACGGTCGTCAACCAGCAGAGCGGCAAGTGCCTCGACGTCAACGGCGTGTCCACCGCCGACGGCGCGGCGGTGCACCAGTGGACCTGCTCGACCGGTCTCAACCAGCAGTTCACCCTCCGCAAGGTGACCTACTCGGGCAACGACTCGCACGACTACCAACTCGTCGCCCGGCACAGCAACAAGTGCGTCGACGTCAGCACGGTCTCCACCGCGCCGGGCGCGGTGGTGCACCAGTGGACCTGCATCCCGCCCAGCCAGGGCAACCCACGCAACCAGACCTGGCGGATTCTGGGGCGGTAG